The following proteins are encoded in a genomic region of Micrococcaceae bacterium Sec5.8:
- the leuC gene encoding 3-isopropylmalate dehydratase large subunit yields the protein MAKTLAEKVWDAHVVRKGDGEGANAQPDLLFIDLHLVHEVTSPQAFEGLRLAGRPLRRPDLTIATEDHNTPTLDIDKPIADLTSRTQIQTLRNNCQEFGVRLHSLGDAEQGIVHVVGPQLGLTQPGMTVVCGDSHTSTHGAFGALAMGIGTSEVEHVMATQTLSLKPFKTMAINVEGTLRPGVSAKDIILAVIAKIGTGGGQGYVLEYRGSAIRALSMEARMTICNMSIEAGARAGLVAPDQTTYDYMSGRPHAPQGTEWDAAVEYWNTLRTEDDATFDVEVDLDADTLEPFVTWGTNPGQGVSLSAKVPSPEDFGDENAKAAAERALQYMGLEAGTPMKEIRVDTVFLGSCTNSRMEDLRAAADIIRGRAKDPNVRMLVVPGSARVRLEAEAEGLDKVFKDFGAEWRFAGCSMCLGMNPDQLEPGERCASTSNRNFEGRQGKGGRTHLVSPVVAAATAVRGTLSSPSDLDPAPASAAVRADAA from the coding sequence GTGGCAAAGACACTGGCCGAGAAAGTCTGGGACGCGCACGTGGTGCGCAAAGGCGATGGCGAAGGAGCCAACGCCCAGCCCGACCTTCTCTTCATCGACCTCCACCTGGTGCACGAGGTGACCTCGCCACAGGCCTTCGAGGGCCTCCGGCTCGCCGGGCGCCCACTGCGCCGGCCGGACCTCACCATCGCCACCGAGGACCACAACACTCCCACGCTGGACATCGACAAGCCAATCGCCGATCTCACCAGCCGCACGCAGATCCAGACCCTGCGCAACAACTGCCAGGAATTCGGCGTCCGGCTGCACTCGCTCGGGGACGCCGAGCAGGGAATCGTCCACGTGGTCGGGCCGCAGCTTGGCCTCACCCAGCCAGGCATGACCGTGGTCTGCGGCGACTCCCACACCTCCACCCACGGGGCCTTCGGTGCTTTGGCGATGGGCATCGGCACCTCCGAGGTGGAGCACGTCATGGCCACCCAGACGCTGTCCCTGAAGCCGTTCAAGACCATGGCCATCAACGTTGAGGGCACCCTGCGCCCCGGCGTATCAGCGAAGGACATCATCCTGGCGGTCATCGCCAAGATCGGCACCGGCGGCGGGCAGGGCTACGTGCTGGAATACCGCGGCTCCGCGATCCGGGCGCTGTCCATGGAAGCCCGGATGACCATCTGCAACATGTCCATCGAAGCCGGCGCCCGCGCCGGACTCGTTGCCCCGGACCAGACCACGTACGACTACATGTCCGGCCGCCCGCACGCACCGCAGGGCACCGAGTGGGATGCCGCCGTCGAGTACTGGAACACCCTGCGCACCGAGGACGACGCAACGTTCGACGTCGAGGTGGACCTCGACGCCGACACGCTGGAACCGTTCGTGACCTGGGGGACCAACCCCGGCCAGGGCGTGTCCCTTTCCGCCAAGGTGCCCTCACCTGAGGACTTCGGCGACGAGAACGCCAAGGCCGCCGCGGAACGGGCACTGCAGTACATGGGCCTGGAAGCCGGCACCCCCATGAAGGAAATCCGGGTGGACACCGTCTTCCTGGGCTCCTGCACCAACTCCCGGATGGAGGACCTCCGCGCGGCAGCGGACATCATCCGCGGCCGGGCCAAGGACCCCAACGTCCGGATGCTCGTGGTGCCCGGCTCCGCCCGCGTCCGGCTCGAGGCCGAAGCCGAAGGCCTGGACAAGGTCTTTAAGGACTTCGGCGCCGAATGGCGCTTCGCCGGCTGCTCAATGTGCCTGGGCATGAACCCGGACCAGCTGGAACCGGGGGAGCGCTGCGCCTCCACCTCGAACCGCAACTTCGAGGGCCGCCAGGGCAAGGGCGGGCGCACCCACCTGGTCTCCCCGGTGGTGGCCGCCGCCACGGCGGTGCGCGGCACCCTGAGCTCACCCTCGGACCTGGACCCCGCCCCGGCGTCCGCCGCGGTCCGGGCCGACGCAGCCTAG
- a CDS encoding dynamin family protein, with amino-acid sequence MSSDETTSQAVELLDAVYRDLASNELPLALPGADEARRDIRNALAQLEDYILPRYRSLDAPLLAEVGGSTGAGKSTLVNGLVGHAVTRAGAIRPTTRQPILLHHPADGRWFEGQRVLPGLSRIRGTVNREPLPASQAGPTPDAAAITSLVLVADAAVPEGIALLDAPDVDSISADNRKLAGQLLAAADLWIFVTTANRYADAVPWRLLLDAASRDITVAVVLDRVPAAAESEVSADLQSMLSRQGLGAARFFVVPEAALDSMGMLPAPAVEPLRLWLQELAADAAGRADIARRTLNGTVKALGERVEAAANAAGAQEHAADVLAGDARGAYEDAVIRILEATRDGALLRGEVLARWQDFVGTGEFFRAMEQNIGRFRDRMGAFFRGEPAPAVRVETAIETGLQAVIIDEAANAGDDADGRWRSDPAGRQLLGNDELSGTSDGFAEKAAAEIRAWQGSLMELIRTEGQGKRTQARWLSFGINGLGAALMIVVFSMTAGLTGLEVGVAGGTAIAGQRLLEAVFGEDAVRRLAKTAREDLHFRCQNLLQQEQQRFLDRLAPSIGLEPAVLAGHAAALRRLAASA; translated from the coding sequence GTGAGCTCCGACGAAACCACCAGCCAGGCAGTCGAACTGCTGGACGCCGTCTACCGTGATCTGGCGTCAAACGAACTGCCCCTGGCACTGCCCGGCGCCGATGAGGCCCGGCGCGACATCCGCAACGCCCTCGCCCAGCTTGAGGACTACATCCTGCCCCGATACCGCAGCCTGGACGCTCCGCTGCTTGCTGAGGTGGGGGGCTCCACCGGGGCCGGGAAATCGACCCTGGTGAACGGCCTCGTGGGACATGCGGTCACCCGGGCCGGTGCCATCCGGCCCACTACCCGCCAGCCCATCCTGCTCCACCACCCGGCTGACGGGCGCTGGTTCGAAGGCCAGCGGGTGCTCCCGGGCCTGAGCCGGATCCGCGGCACGGTGAACCGGGAGCCGCTGCCCGCCAGCCAGGCCGGCCCCACTCCGGACGCGGCGGCGATCACCTCGCTGGTGCTTGTTGCCGACGCCGCGGTGCCGGAAGGAATAGCGCTGCTGGACGCGCCCGACGTCGACTCGATCTCCGCCGATAACCGCAAGCTCGCGGGGCAACTGCTGGCGGCGGCTGACCTCTGGATCTTCGTCACCACCGCCAACCGCTATGCCGACGCCGTCCCCTGGCGGCTGCTGCTCGACGCGGCCTCCCGGGACATCACGGTGGCGGTGGTCCTGGACCGGGTCCCGGCGGCCGCCGAATCCGAGGTCAGTGCCGACCTGCAGTCCATGCTCAGCAGGCAAGGCCTTGGCGCGGCGCGCTTCTTCGTTGTCCCCGAAGCCGCCCTGGACAGCATGGGGATGCTGCCGGCCCCGGCCGTGGAACCGTTGCGGCTCTGGCTGCAGGAACTTGCCGCGGACGCCGCAGGGCGCGCCGACATCGCCAGGAGGACCCTCAACGGAACGGTCAAGGCGCTGGGGGAGCGGGTGGAGGCGGCGGCGAACGCCGCCGGGGCCCAGGAGCATGCCGCTGACGTCCTCGCCGGCGATGCCCGAGGCGCCTACGAGGACGCCGTCATCAGAATTCTCGAGGCCACCCGTGATGGTGCACTGCTGCGGGGTGAGGTCCTGGCCCGGTGGCAGGATTTTGTGGGCACGGGCGAGTTCTTCCGGGCCATGGAACAAAACATCGGCCGGTTCCGTGACCGGATGGGCGCGTTCTTCCGCGGCGAACCGGCACCGGCCGTACGGGTCGAGACGGCGATCGAGACCGGCCTGCAGGCCGTCATCATCGATGAGGCCGCCAACGCGGGCGACGATGCGGACGGACGCTGGCGCTCCGATCCGGCCGGCCGCCAACTGCTGGGCAACGACGAACTCTCCGGGACTTCCGACGGGTTCGCCGAGAAAGCCGCCGCCGAGATCAGAGCCTGGCAGGGGAGCCTGATGGAACTGATCCGGACCGAGGGGCAGGGCAAACGCACGCAGGCGCGCTGGCTGTCCTTCGGCATTAACGGCCTCGGCGCCGCCCTCATGATCGTGGTGTTCTCCATGACCGCCGGGTTGACCGGGCTGGAAGTCGGCGTTGCCGGAGGTACGGCCATTGCCGGCCAGCGGCTGCTCGAAGCGGTGTTCGGTGAGGACGCGGTCCGCCGTCTCGCCAAGACGGCACGCGAGGACCTCCACTTCCGCTGCCAGAACCTGCTTCAGCAAGAACAGCAGCGCTTTCTGGACCGGCTCGCACCTTCCATCGGGCTGGAACCGGCAGTGCTCGCCGGCCACGCCGCGGCCCTTCGCCGGCTGGCGGCCTCCGCATGA
- a CDS encoding sialate O-acetylesterase: MKASTGGRLRRLVLGLAVCALMMAGVTPGHAQSQVTVLHVFLAAGQSNMSGRGLPGFSTEDLADTRIFQFGAKVRTLRLATVPLDMFDTATGISPATTFAREYLAAQPSNVGVLLIPAAYGGTGFTSTPNTPTWSVGAASSPEYDLPAKAVSQAVAGMAAARAAGYVVVLQGVLWHQGENNSSTSTAAYSVMLDKLISTLRTGLAAPSLPFVVGRMAPEGIAATPGRMNVDRAHFETPSRVAGTGFAPSTTGGINVGDTTHLSRKGVEYLGRTYLDAFKQATSPPPTSLSGSAPTIIDGSKVGVRLTAFPGIWGPAPVSLTYQWFRSNVAVSGATGATYTPGSTELDRTITVKVTGIKAGYAAVSRISPGVKISTPGTLTSATPAIFGAAKVGAPLTAVPGSWGPGLVTLSYQWYRSHIEVSGATGPTYTPGGAELGRTITVKVSGTKSGYSTISRTSSGVKIITPGTLTPAIPVISGAARVGAKLTVAAGSWGPAPVSLSYQWYRSQVKISGATGVTYTPSGSDSGRTITAKVTGAKAGYSTVTRTSAGLKISLSGTLASAGAGY, encoded by the coding sequence GTGAAGGCGTCTACAGGCGGGCGGCTGCGACGGCTGGTGCTGGGTCTCGCGGTGTGTGCCCTCATGATGGCCGGCGTGACGCCAGGGCACGCCCAATCGCAGGTTACTGTCCTGCACGTTTTCTTGGCCGCAGGGCAGTCAAATATGTCCGGACGCGGCCTTCCGGGTTTTTCCACCGAGGACCTGGCGGACACGCGGATATTCCAGTTCGGCGCCAAGGTCCGGACGCTGCGTCTAGCGACGGTTCCCCTGGATATGTTCGACACCGCCACCGGCATCTCCCCGGCAACAACATTCGCCCGTGAATACTTGGCGGCGCAGCCCTCTAACGTGGGTGTGCTCCTTATCCCGGCAGCCTACGGCGGAACTGGGTTCACGAGTACGCCAAACACTCCCACGTGGTCTGTGGGTGCGGCCTCGTCGCCAGAGTATGACCTGCCCGCGAAAGCCGTGTCTCAGGCGGTCGCGGGCATGGCGGCAGCGCGAGCAGCCGGTTACGTCGTCGTGCTCCAGGGTGTGCTTTGGCATCAAGGAGAAAACAACTCGTCGACTTCGACGGCGGCATACAGCGTCATGCTGGATAAGCTCATCTCTACGCTGAGAACCGGGTTGGCGGCACCCAGCCTGCCCTTCGTCGTTGGGCGCATGGCGCCGGAGGGAATCGCGGCAACTCCCGGCCGCATGAACGTGGACAGGGCACACTTCGAAACGCCGTCCCGGGTGGCCGGAACCGGCTTTGCCCCGTCCACGACGGGCGGCATCAACGTAGGCGATACGACCCATCTCTCCCGGAAGGGCGTGGAATACCTTGGAAGGACCTATCTCGACGCATTCAAGCAGGCCACCAGCCCTCCGCCCACTTCGCTCTCGGGGTCGGCTCCGACCATAATCGACGGGTCAAAGGTGGGCGTCAGACTCACAGCCTTTCCTGGAATCTGGGGCCCGGCGCCGGTCTCCCTGACGTATCAGTGGTTCCGCTCGAATGTGGCCGTCAGCGGTGCCACCGGTGCTACTTACACACCCGGGAGCACGGAGTTGGATCGGACCATCACGGTGAAGGTTACCGGCATCAAAGCCGGTTATGCCGCAGTTTCCAGAATTTCCCCGGGCGTGAAGATCAGCACGCCCGGCACCCTTACGTCGGCCACGCCCGCAATATTTGGTGCCGCCAAAGTGGGGGCCCCGCTTACTGCGGTGCCTGGTTCGTGGGGTCCGGGGCTGGTCACCCTGTCCTACCAGTGGTATCGCTCGCACATAGAGGTCAGCGGTGCCACCGGCCCCACCTACACCCCGGGTGGGGCCGAGCTGGGTCGGACCATCACCGTAAAGGTCAGCGGAACCAAATCCGGCTACTCCACGATCTCCAGAACTTCCTCCGGCGTGAAGATAATTACGCCTGGGACGCTGACACCTGCGATTCCCGTGATTAGCGGTGCCGCGAGAGTCGGGGCGAAGCTGACCGTAGCGGCCGGCTCTTGGGGTCCGGCGCCGGTCAGCCTGTCCTATCAGTGGTACCGCTCACAAGTGAAAATCAGCGGGGCAACCGGTGTCACCTACACTCCTAGTGGCAGTGACTCGGGCAGGACGATCACCGCGAAAGTTACAGGCGCCAAGGCGGGTTACTCCACCGTCACCAGGACCTCCGCCGGCCTGAAGATCAGTTTGTCCGGAACGCTCGCGAGCGCCGGAGCGGGGTACTAA
- a CDS encoding HAD family hydrolase, with protein MSSPQAHTRTSALAAGLGGVRGVLFDIDDTLVDLEFAMTAALRDVSEHLLPGLDQAGWEKFGRIFTRETTHFYDRYLAGELSFDEQRLLRGRAALGHFGVQLDEGDQAHHWVSSYASRQHGYIRAFDDVTPILDALDAAGIPYGAVSNNVHDYQRVKLNAAGLERISVLVGTDTVGAAKPDPAIYLEGVRRLGTGAGETLYVGDNRLLDADGSTAAGLLGVWLNRGGVPAPGFEGREIASLMELLA; from the coding sequence ATGAGCTCACCCCAGGCCCACACCCGGACCAGTGCCCTGGCTGCTGGCCTGGGCGGCGTCCGCGGCGTCCTGTTCGACATTGACGACACCCTGGTGGACTTGGAGTTCGCCATGACCGCAGCCCTCCGCGACGTCAGCGAACATCTCCTGCCCGGCCTTGACCAGGCCGGGTGGGAGAAGTTTGGCCGGATCTTCACCCGCGAGACCACCCACTTCTACGACCGTTATCTCGCCGGTGAGCTGAGTTTCGATGAACAGCGGCTGCTCCGCGGCCGGGCGGCGCTGGGCCACTTCGGCGTGCAGCTGGACGAAGGGGATCAGGCCCACCACTGGGTCAGCTCCTACGCCAGCCGGCAGCACGGCTACATCCGCGCGTTTGATGACGTCACCCCGATCCTTGATGCGCTCGATGCCGCCGGCATCCCCTACGGTGCGGTGAGCAACAACGTCCACGACTACCAGCGCGTCAAACTGAACGCCGCCGGCCTGGAACGTATCAGCGTGCTCGTGGGGACCGACACCGTGGGCGCGGCGAAACCGGACCCGGCCATCTACCTCGAAGGCGTCCGCCGGCTGGGGACCGGAGCCGGCGAGACGCTTTACGTGGGGGACAACCGCCTACTCGACGCGGACGGCTCGACGGCGGCCGGCCTGCTGGGCGTCTGGCTGAACCGCGGCGGGGTACCGGCGCCGGGCTTCGAGGGCCGCGAGATCGCATCCCTAATGGAGCTGCTGGCCTAG
- a CDS encoding IclR family transcriptional regulator, which translates to MDNSSGVGVIDKAAHVLDALEAGPTTLAQLVAATGLARPTVHRLALALVHHRLVSRDIQGRFVLGSRLVELASAAGEDRLIASAGPVLMQLRDATGESAQIFRRQGEWRVCVASAERPIGLRDTIPVGTQLSMKAGSAAQVLLAWEDHDRLLEGLQSARFTPTVLAGVRRRGWGQSLGEREPGVASVSAPVRGPSGRVIAAVSISGPIERLTRQPGRLHAEVVCNAARVLTEALRKTND; encoded by the coding sequence ATGGACAATTCTAGTGGCGTCGGTGTCATCGATAAAGCGGCCCATGTGCTTGATGCACTCGAGGCCGGGCCCACCACCTTGGCGCAGCTGGTGGCAGCCACGGGTCTGGCGAGGCCCACCGTGCACCGGCTGGCCCTGGCACTGGTCCACCATCGCCTGGTCAGCCGCGACATCCAAGGCAGATTCGTGCTCGGCAGCCGCCTCGTGGAGCTCGCCTCCGCCGCGGGCGAGGACCGCCTGATCGCCTCCGCCGGGCCGGTTCTGATGCAGTTGCGCGACGCCACCGGGGAAAGCGCCCAGATTTTCCGGCGGCAGGGTGAATGGCGCGTCTGCGTCGCCTCCGCCGAGCGGCCCATCGGCCTGCGCGACACCATTCCCGTCGGCACGCAGTTGTCCATGAAGGCCGGCTCCGCTGCCCAGGTGCTGCTGGCGTGGGAGGACCACGACCGGCTTCTGGAGGGCCTGCAGTCCGCCCGTTTCACCCCCACCGTGCTGGCCGGTGTCCGACGCCGGGGCTGGGGCCAGAGCCTCGGCGAACGCGAGCCGGGGGTCGCCTCCGTTTCGGCCCCGGTGCGCGGTCCGTCCGGCCGGGTGATCGCGGCAGTGTCCATCTCCGGCCCGATCGAACGCCTCACCCGCCAGCCCGGCAGGCTCCACGCCGAAGTGGTCTGCAACGCGGCCCGGGTGCTGACCGAGGCGCTGCGCAAGACCAACGACTAG
- a CDS encoding GTPase encodes MSRHAAAVEATRLDRRLDALNQARELAAGALPDEDLDAVLQVLDRAGSRRSLSADHTVVGFFGATGSGKSSLFNAVSGAEIATAAARRPTTSEPLAGIWGAEGSDELLDWLEVRNRHHASPVPGLAAEDTGLILLDLPDFDSTRAANREIVERMVGLVDVLIWVLDPQKYADAAVHNDFLTPLASHGAVTLVVLNQIDRLPDRDVPAVLESLKGILARDGLGKVQVLGASAVVGTGVGNVRAAIRQVATQRQAQSQRLGADVSRAAALLAQASGTGEAAGATAATRSRLAEELAVAANVPVVVDAVVRSYQLESTRRTGWPVTRWLVRFRPDPLRRLNLRRGGASPAVNRTSLPPAGAPERARTDAAVRAFADAASDGAPGPWRSVIRGAAREGREQLPDALDQAVASTELKAGSKAWWWTPFNIVQWLALLTAFGGFAWLGVLAGLGYFQLPVPEVPREQGWPLPTIMIAGGALLGIALALLAKFIAGLAARGRGATARRRLKAAVAAVADDRVVEPVALEVSRLASFNKAIQAAAR; translated from the coding sequence ATGAGCCGCCACGCCGCCGCCGTCGAAGCTACCCGGCTGGACCGCAGGCTCGACGCGCTGAACCAGGCACGGGAACTGGCCGCCGGGGCTCTCCCCGACGAGGACCTGGACGCCGTGCTCCAGGTCCTGGACCGGGCGGGCTCCCGGCGTTCCCTCTCAGCGGACCACACCGTCGTGGGCTTCTTCGGAGCGACAGGCAGCGGAAAATCCTCCCTCTTCAACGCTGTCAGCGGAGCGGAAATCGCCACGGCGGCCGCCCGCCGGCCCACCACCTCCGAGCCGCTGGCCGGCATCTGGGGAGCCGAGGGCAGCGACGAACTCCTGGACTGGCTGGAGGTCCGGAACCGGCATCACGCGAGTCCCGTACCGGGGCTCGCCGCTGAGGACACGGGCCTGATCCTCCTGGACCTGCCCGACTTTGACTCCACCCGCGCCGCCAACCGGGAGATTGTGGAACGGATGGTGGGGCTCGTGGATGTCCTGATCTGGGTCCTCGATCCACAGAAGTACGCCGACGCCGCAGTCCACAACGACTTCCTCACCCCGCTGGCCTCGCATGGCGCGGTCACGCTGGTGGTGCTGAACCAGATCGACCGCCTGCCGGACCGGGACGTCCCGGCCGTGCTGGAATCCCTGAAAGGCATCCTGGCCCGGGACGGGTTGGGCAAGGTCCAGGTCCTCGGCGCCTCCGCCGTCGTAGGAACCGGCGTTGGCAACGTGCGGGCCGCCATCCGGCAGGTGGCCACGCAGCGTCAGGCCCAGTCACAACGCCTCGGCGCAGACGTCAGCCGCGCCGCTGCACTGCTCGCCCAAGCCTCGGGAACGGGGGAGGCGGCCGGGGCCACGGCGGCCACGAGGTCCCGGCTGGCGGAGGAACTCGCTGTCGCGGCGAACGTCCCCGTGGTGGTGGACGCCGTCGTCCGGTCCTACCAGCTGGAGTCCACCCGCCGCACGGGCTGGCCCGTCACGCGCTGGCTGGTCCGCTTCCGCCCCGATCCGCTCCGCCGGTTGAACCTCCGCCGCGGGGGCGCCAGCCCGGCGGTGAACCGCACGTCGTTGCCGCCGGCAGGCGCCCCCGAGCGTGCCCGCACAGACGCTGCAGTGCGGGCCTTCGCCGACGCCGCCTCTGACGGCGCTCCTGGCCCTTGGCGCTCTGTCATCCGGGGCGCCGCCCGCGAGGGCCGGGAACAGCTGCCGGATGCGCTGGATCAGGCCGTCGCGTCCACTGAGCTGAAGGCCGGGAGCAAGGCATGGTGGTGGACGCCGTTCAATATCGTGCAATGGCTGGCGCTGCTGACAGCGTTTGGCGGCTTCGCCTGGCTGGGCGTGCTCGCGGGGCTGGGCTACTTTCAACTTCCTGTGCCCGAGGTTCCGCGCGAGCAGGGCTGGCCGCTGCCTACCATCATGATCGCCGGTGGGGCGCTGCTCGGAATTGCCCTTGCCCTCCTGGCGAAGTTCATCGCCGGCCTCGCAGCACGGGGTCGCGGCGCGACCGCCCGGAGACGGCTGAAGGCTGCCGTCGCTGCGGTGGCGGATGATCGGGTGGTGGAGCCCGTGGCGCTGGAGGTTTCCCGGCTGGCCTCGTTCAATAAGGCAATACAGGCCGCGGCGCGCTAA
- the gltX gene encoding glutamate--tRNA ligase, which produces MTTPTAPDAVSSSAPRVIREVTADTPVRVRFCPSPTGTPHVGLIRTALFNWAHARHTKGTFVFRIEDTDAARDSEESYLQLLEALKWLGISWEEGVEVGGPHEPYRQSQRLDLYKDVVAKLVEAGYAYECYSSPDEVEARHRAAGRDPKLGYDNFDRDLSAEQLAAFQAEGRQPVLRVRMPDTDVTFTDMVRGDITFKAGSIPDYVIVRADGSPLYTLVNPVDDALMGITHVLRGEDLLSSTPRQVVLIRALMDIGVASYLPVFGHLPYVMGEGNKKLSKRDPQSNLFLLRDRGFIPEGLLNYLSLLGWSLSADEDIFTVEQLIEHFDVNDVLANPARFDIKKAEAINGTHIRMLGAEDFRGRLVPYLRAAGLVGDTLTVRQEEILAEAAPLIQERISLLGEAPEMLAFLFKNDTAIDVADDARKGLPENLTEVLDAALAALEPLAEWTADTIQAALREALVEGLGVKPRLAFGPVRTAISGRRISPPLFESMVILGKDSSLARLRAFRG; this is translated from the coding sequence ATGACTACTCCTACTGCGCCCGACGCCGTCTCCAGCTCCGCCCCCCGTGTGATTCGCGAAGTCACCGCCGACACCCCCGTGCGGGTCCGGTTCTGCCCGTCGCCCACCGGCACCCCGCACGTCGGCCTGATCCGCACCGCCCTCTTCAACTGGGCCCACGCCCGGCACACCAAGGGCACCTTCGTGTTCCGCATCGAGGACACGGACGCGGCGCGCGACTCGGAGGAGAGCTACCTGCAGCTGCTGGAGGCGCTCAAGTGGCTCGGCATCTCCTGGGAAGAGGGCGTGGAGGTCGGCGGACCGCATGAGCCGTACCGCCAGTCCCAGCGGCTGGACCTGTACAAGGACGTAGTCGCCAAGCTGGTCGAGGCCGGCTACGCCTACGAGTGCTACTCCTCCCCGGACGAGGTCGAGGCCCGCCACCGCGCTGCCGGCCGGGACCCCAAGCTGGGCTATGACAACTTCGACCGCGACCTCAGCGCCGAACAGCTCGCCGCGTTCCAGGCCGAAGGCCGCCAGCCGGTGCTCCGGGTCCGGATGCCGGATACGGACGTCACCTTCACCGACATGGTCCGCGGGGACATCACCTTCAAGGCCGGCAGCATCCCGGACTACGTGATTGTCCGCGCCGACGGCTCCCCGCTCTACACCCTGGTCAACCCCGTCGACGACGCGCTCATGGGCATCACCCACGTGCTCCGCGGCGAGGACCTGCTCTCCTCCACGCCCCGCCAGGTGGTCCTGATCCGCGCGCTGATGGACATCGGCGTCGCCAGCTACCTGCCGGTCTTCGGCCACCTGCCGTACGTCATGGGCGAGGGCAACAAGAAGCTCTCCAAGCGCGACCCGCAGTCCAACCTGTTCCTGCTCCGGGACCGCGGCTTCATCCCCGAGGGCCTGCTCAACTACCTGTCCCTGCTCGGCTGGAGCCTCTCGGCCGACGAGGATATCTTCACCGTGGAGCAGCTAATCGAGCACTTTGACGTCAACGACGTCCTGGCCAATCCGGCCCGCTTCGACATCAAGAAGGCCGAGGCCATCAACGGCACGCATATCCGGATGCTCGGTGCCGAGGACTTCCGCGGCCGGCTCGTGCCGTACCTGCGCGCCGCCGGGCTGGTCGGCGACACCCTCACGGTGCGCCAGGAGGAGATCCTCGCCGAGGCGGCCCCGCTGATCCAGGAACGGATCTCGCTGCTGGGCGAAGCCCCCGAGATGCTCGCGTTCCTGTTCAAGAACGACACCGCGATCGACGTCGCGGATGACGCCCGCAAGGGCCTTCCGGAGAACCTCACCGAGGTGCTCGACGCCGCCCTGGCCGCCCTCGAGCCGCTGGCCGAATGGACCGCGGACACCATTCAGGCTGCCCTGAGGGAAGCCCTCGTGGAAGGCCTCGGCGTCAAGCCGCGGCTGGCGTTCGGCCCGGTCCGCACTGCCATTTCCGGGCGCCGGATCTCACCGCCGCTCTTCGAATCCATGGTGATCCTGGGCAAGGACTCATCCCTGGCACGGCTGCGCGCGTTCCGCGGCTGA
- the leuD gene encoding 3-isopropylmalate dehydratase small subunit, giving the protein MEKFTTHTGVGVPLRQSNVDTDQIIPAVYLKRITRTGFEDALFAGWRKDPAFILNQEPFNAGSVLVAGPDFGTGSSREHAVWALKDYGFKTVLSSRFADIFRGNSGKQGLLAAELAQDDIELIWKELENAPGTAVTVDLVSKTVQCGTIVAPFEIDDYTRWRLLEGLDDIGLTLKHEEDITAFEATRPAFMPKTLPARLS; this is encoded by the coding sequence ATGGAAAAGTTCACCACCCACACCGGCGTCGGCGTCCCGCTGCGCCAAAGCAACGTCGACACGGACCAGATCATCCCGGCCGTCTACCTCAAGCGCATCACCCGCACCGGCTTCGAGGACGCCCTCTTCGCGGGCTGGCGGAAGGATCCGGCGTTCATCCTGAACCAGGAACCCTTCAACGCCGGCTCCGTGCTGGTGGCCGGTCCGGACTTTGGCACCGGCTCCTCGCGGGAGCACGCCGTCTGGGCACTGAAGGACTACGGCTTCAAGACCGTGCTGTCCTCCCGTTTCGCGGACATCTTTCGCGGCAACTCCGGCAAGCAGGGTCTCCTCGCCGCGGAACTGGCCCAGGACGACATCGAGCTCATCTGGAAGGAACTCGAAAACGCCCCCGGCACCGCCGTCACCGTGGACCTCGTGTCCAAGACCGTCCAGTGCGGCACCATCGTGGCCCCGTTCGAGATTGACGACTACACCCGCTGGCGGCTCCTCGAGGGCCTGGACGACATCGGCCTGACCCTCAAACACGAGGAAGACATCACCGCTTTCGAGGCCACCCGGCCCGCGTTCATGCCCAAAACACTGCCCGCCAGGCTGTCCTGA
- a CDS encoding DUF1697 domain-containing protein, with amino-acid sequence MSSYAVFLRGVNVGGITIKMADLKQALASRPFSKVRTLLASGNVVLASGLPSAGVKKEFEACLREVFGYDAWVVVLPADRVGDLVAACPYPADDASTHTYLTLGSDSGVLAELLEAGRALDGAQVTALGPEALAWLAPAGGTLDSPFSKLSSKPKYKASTTTRNLRTMIKVRDAAAAL; translated from the coding sequence ATGAGCAGTTACGCAGTGTTCCTCCGCGGCGTCAACGTGGGCGGCATCACCATCAAAATGGCCGACCTGAAGCAAGCTCTGGCATCCCGTCCATTCTCGAAAGTAAGGACGCTCCTGGCGAGCGGCAACGTGGTACTCGCCAGCGGGCTGCCGTCCGCCGGGGTGAAGAAGGAATTCGAGGCGTGCCTGCGGGAGGTTTTCGGGTACGACGCGTGGGTGGTGGTGCTGCCGGCGGACCGGGTGGGTGACCTGGTGGCGGCGTGCCCCTACCCTGCCGACGACGCGTCCACCCATACCTATCTCACCCTCGGCTCGGACAGTGGCGTTCTGGCCGAACTCCTGGAGGCCGGCCGTGCCCTCGACGGCGCGCAGGTCACTGCGCTGGGACCTGAGGCGCTGGCTTGGCTGGCGCCGGCAGGCGGCACCCTGGACAGTCCGTTCAGCAAGCTCTCGTCAAAGCCGAAGTACAAGGCCTCCACCACCACCCGCAACCTGCGCACCATGATCAAGGTCCGCGACGCAGCCGCTGCCCTATAG